The proteins below are encoded in one region of Longimicrobium sp.:
- a CDS encoding EAL domain-containing protein, producing the protein MSTVVSHDPGRVVSAMLPDHPLFVVDLAGQVLSWSGGAERLSGYAPGQIVGKSLAICYPPEDQRQQRLSHEIQEALRAGYAEAEGWLVRRDGGRAWVRRMLAPLRDLEDQVHGVAVLLADLTALRAERQRLQEREQWYRSLCERTPDAVISLDPEGNVTGINAATLALLGGTRSALSGQPLLSLVEPEDRAAVRAALEQAGRGEAGTVSCALRRGERRPDVLLTCVPIYLGERTVGVYAVARDVTAQRKAEHDLREREERFRALVEGIPAGFFYATDGEGCFRYVSPTVRDVLGYTAEELLGRPFDLIARPEPADGSAEDGAAPAGQGGPGRPALPFRVVRKDGAVVSLEVVEHARSAAGGRASMGFARDVSRQKELEQQLTHSALHDPLTGLPNRALFWDRLRQATRLGKRAPGRVFAVLMMDLDRFKSVNDTLGHLAGDQLLLGVARRLERCVRPGDTVCRFGGDEFAVLLEGIRDASDALRVARRIEKALAEPFRLGNEYAFGTASTGIALSATEHDKPEDLVRYADVALYRAKALGRARHEVFDHQMRANIEARLQLERDLPRAAERGELRVEYQPILSLKTGALWGFEALARWHHPTRGVVSPNEFIPLAEQTGEIVAIDLFVLRSACRQLQAWRARFPGVPVMMSVNLSGEHLLSPELVGSIREVLRETGVESLSLKLEVTESVLAERAEASRGVLQELRALDVHVQMDDFGTGRSSLRHLQQVPVQSLKLDRSLVTHNGESTKLMAAMVKVAHSLELSVVAEGVETQEQLDRVRSLEVDYAQGYHLSEPLGAEQAEAVIMSGIKLG; encoded by the coding sequence GCTCTTCGTGGTGGACCTCGCCGGCCAGGTGCTCAGCTGGAGCGGCGGGGCCGAGCGCCTGAGCGGCTACGCCCCGGGACAGATCGTGGGCAAGAGCCTGGCGATCTGCTACCCCCCCGAAGACCAGCGCCAGCAGCGCCTGTCGCACGAGATCCAGGAGGCGCTGCGCGCGGGATACGCCGAGGCCGAGGGGTGGCTGGTGCGCCGCGACGGCGGGCGCGCCTGGGTGCGCCGCATGCTGGCCCCCCTGCGCGACCTGGAAGACCAGGTGCACGGCGTGGCCGTCCTCCTGGCCGACCTCACCGCGCTGCGCGCCGAGCGGCAGCGGCTGCAGGAGCGCGAGCAGTGGTACCGCTCGCTCTGCGAGCGCACCCCCGACGCGGTGATCTCGCTGGACCCCGAGGGCAACGTCACCGGGATCAACGCGGCCACGCTGGCGCTCCTGGGCGGCACCCGCTCGGCGCTCTCCGGCCAGCCGCTCCTGTCGCTGGTGGAGCCCGAGGACCGCGCGGCGGTGCGCGCCGCCCTGGAGCAGGCCGGCCGCGGCGAGGCGGGCACGGTCTCCTGCGCGCTGCGCCGCGGCGAGCGCCGCCCCGACGTGCTCCTCACCTGCGTGCCGATCTACCTGGGCGAGCGCACCGTGGGCGTCTACGCGGTGGCGCGCGACGTCACCGCGCAGCGGAAGGCCGAGCACGACCTGCGCGAGCGCGAGGAGCGCTTCCGCGCGCTGGTGGAGGGGATCCCCGCGGGCTTCTTCTACGCCACCGACGGCGAGGGGTGCTTCCGCTACGTCTCGCCCACCGTGCGCGACGTGCTGGGCTACACGGCCGAGGAGCTCCTGGGCCGCCCCTTCGACCTGATCGCCCGCCCCGAGCCGGCCGACGGCAGCGCCGAGGACGGCGCCGCCCCCGCCGGGCAGGGCGGCCCGGGCCGCCCCGCGCTCCCCTTCCGCGTGGTGCGCAAGGACGGCGCGGTGGTCTCGCTCGAGGTGGTGGAGCACGCGCGCTCCGCGGCGGGCGGCCGCGCCTCGATGGGCTTCGCCCGCGACGTGAGCCGGCAGAAGGAGCTGGAGCAGCAGCTCACCCACAGCGCGCTGCACGACCCGCTCACGGGACTCCCCAACCGCGCCCTCTTCTGGGACCGCCTGCGCCAGGCCACCCGCCTGGGCAAGCGCGCCCCGGGGCGGGTGTTCGCGGTGCTGATGATGGACCTGGACCGCTTCAAGTCGGTCAACGACACGCTGGGGCACCTGGCGGGCGACCAGCTCCTGCTGGGCGTGGCCAGGCGGCTGGAGCGCTGCGTGCGCCCGGGCGACACCGTCTGCCGCTTCGGGGGCGACGAGTTCGCCGTGCTCCTGGAGGGGATCCGCGACGCCTCGGATGCGCTGCGCGTGGCGCGGCGCATCGAGAAGGCGCTGGCCGAGCCGTTCCGGCTGGGCAACGAGTACGCCTTCGGCACCGCCAGCACGGGGATCGCCCTGTCGGCCACCGAGCACGACAAGCCCGAGGACCTGGTGCGCTACGCCGACGTGGCGCTCTACCGGGCCAAGGCGCTCGGGCGGGCCCGCCACGAGGTGTTCGACCACCAGATGCGCGCCAACATCGAGGCGCGCCTGCAGCTGGAGCGCGACCTCCCCCGCGCCGCCGAGCGCGGCGAGCTGCGGGTGGAGTACCAGCCGATCCTCTCGCTCAAGACGGGCGCGCTGTGGGGGTTCGAGGCGCTGGCCCGCTGGCACCACCCCACCCGCGGCGTGGTGAGCCCGAACGAGTTCATCCCGCTGGCCGAGCAGACCGGCGAGATCGTGGCCATCGACCTGTTCGTGCTGCGCTCGGCGTGCCGCCAGCTGCAGGCGTGGCGGGCGCGCTTCCCCGGCGTGCCGGTGATGATGAGCGTGAACCTCTCGGGCGAGCACCTCCTCTCCCCCGAGCTGGTGGGGAGCATCCGCGAGGTGCTGCGCGAGACCGGCGTGGAGAGCCTCTCGCTCAAGCTGGAGGTGACCGAGAGCGTGCTGGCCGAGCGGGCCGAGGCCAGCCGCGGCGTGCTGCAGGAGCTGCGCGCGCTCGACGTGCACGTGCAGATGGACGACTTCGGCACCGGCCGCTCCAGTCTCCGCCACCTGCAGCAGGTGCCCGTGCAGAGCCTGAAGCTCGACCGCTCGCTGGTCACCCACAACGGCGAGAGCACCAAGCTGATGGCCGCCATGGTCAAGGTGGCCCACTCGCTGGAGCTCTCCGTGGTGGCCGAGGGCGTGGAGACGCAGGAGCAGCTCGACCGCGTGCGCAGCCTGGAGGTCGACTACGCGCAGGGCTACCACCTCTCCGAGCCCCTGGGCGCCGAACAGGCCGAGGCGGTGATCATGAGCGGGATCAAGCTGGGATGA